In uncultured Bacteroides sp., one genomic interval encodes:
- a CDS encoding U32 family peptidase — translation MMKPRKIELLAPAKNLECGIEAVNHGADAVYIGAPKFSARAAAGNTLEDIAALVEHAHLYNAKVHVALNTILRDDELKETEELIWELYKVGVDALIVQDMAITRMNLPPIALHASTQNDNRTPEKVQFMEAAGFEQVVLPRELSLAEIKKMHEATDVALEVFVHGALCVSYSGQCYISQALYGRSANRGECAQVCRLPFNLVDANGEVIVRNKHLLSLKDLNQSDHLEELLDAGVTSLKIEGRLKDVSYVKNVTAYYRKKLDEIIEQRPEYIRASSGHCKYEFTPQLDKSFSRGATNYFLFNRSKDISSMDTPKSLGEEMGTVKELRGNYLTVAGVKSFNNGDGVCYINEQGDLSGFRINKVETNRLFPHEMPDVKPRTVLYRNFDQEFEKLLARKSAERKIDLEINLTENNFGFTLSLKDEDGNAVSVTLPREKELARTPQADNLRNQLGKLGNTPFEAARIDVDFQENWFIQASALAELRREAVDKLLQTRKINFRRSSKKIQPTHHQFTKTELTYLGNVMNAEAESFYRDHGVKEIQPAFEKAPVEGATVMFCKYCIRYNMGYCPVHQGGKSPYTEPYYLTYKDKKFRLSFDCKNCEMKVINE, via the coding sequence ATGATGAAGCCAAGAAAAATAGAACTACTGGCTCCGGCAAAGAATCTGGAGTGTGGTATTGAAGCGGTGAATCATGGTGCAGATGCGGTGTATATTGGTGCGCCTAAGTTTAGTGCACGTGCTGCCGCCGGAAATACATTGGAAGATATTGCTGCATTGGTGGAACATGCTCATCTGTATAATGCTAAGGTTCATGTTGCACTTAACACAATTCTTCGCGATGACGAGCTGAAGGAGACCGAAGAACTTATATGGGAACTATATAAAGTGGGTGTCGATGCGCTTATTGTGCAGGATATGGCAATAACCCGAATGAATTTGCCACCTATTGCTCTTCATGCAAGTACCCAGAACGATAACCGTACGCCCGAAAAGGTACAATTTATGGAAGCTGCCGGATTTGAGCAGGTGGTGCTTCCCCGGGAACTTTCCCTGGCAGAGATAAAGAAAATGCATGAAGCTACTGATGTTGCTCTGGAAGTGTTTGTTCACGGCGCTTTGTGCGTGAGCTATAGCGGACAGTGTTACATCAGTCAGGCTCTTTATGGCAGAAGTGCCAATAGGGGAGAGTGTGCACAGGTTTGTCGCCTTCCGTTCAACCTTGTTGATGCTAACGGAGAGGTGATTGTTCGCAACAAGCACTTGCTTTCACTCAAAGACCTTAACCAGTCCGACCATCTTGAAGAGCTGCTGGATGCAGGTGTTACTTCACTGAAAATTGAAGGACGACTGAAAGATGTATCTTATGTTAAGAATGTAACGGCCTATTATCGCAAGAAACTTGATGAGATAATTGAGCAGCGACCAGAATATATCCGGGCTTCTTCCGGACATTGCAAGTATGAATTTACTCCGCAGCTGGATAAGAGTTTCAGCCGTGGTGCTACAAATTATTTTCTTTTTAATCGCTCCAAAGACATTTCATCCATGGACACTCCAAAATCTTTGGGTGAGGAAATGGGAACGGTGAAAGAATTGCGTGGAAACTACCTCACCGTAGCAGGAGTCAAGTCGTTTAACAATGGCGACGGGGTATGTTATATTAACGAACAGGGAGATCTCAGCGGTTTCCGCATTAACAAGGTAGAGACTAATAGACTCTTTCCTCACGAGATGCCGGATGTGAAACCCCGCACGGTGCTTTACCGCAATTTCGACCAGGAGTTCGAGAAACTATTGGCCCGTAAATCCGCAGAACGGAAGATTGATCTGGAAATTAACCTCACAGAAAATAACTTTGGTTTCACTCTTTCTCTGAAAGATGAAGATGGAAACGCGGTGAGTGTAACACTTCCCCGCGAGAAAGAGCTTGCCCGCACTCCGCAGGCGGATAACCTTCGCAATCAGTTAGGTAAGTTGGGCAATACACCGTTTGAAGCGGCGCGGATTGACGTTGACTTTCAGGAAAACTGGTTCATTCAAGCTTCAGCCCTGGCAGAATTAAGGCGAGAGGCTGTTGATAAGTTGCTTCAAACAAGGAAGATTAATTTCCGCCGATCATCAAAGAAGATACAACCCACGCATCATCAGTTTACGAAAACCGAATTGACCTATCTGGGCAACGTGATGAATGCTGAGGCTGAGTCGTTCTATCGGGATCATGGGGTAAAGGAAATTCAGCCTGCCTTTGAAAAAGCTCCGGTGGAAGGCGCCACGGTGATGTTCTGCAAGTATTGCATTCGATATAATATGGGTTATTGTCCTGTTCATCAGGGAGGAAAATCACCTTATACCGAGCCTTATTATCTTACGTACAAGGATAAAAAATTCCGTTTATCGTTTGATTGTAAGAATTGTGAGATGAAAGTGATTAATGAATAA
- a CDS encoding helix-turn-helix transcriptional regulator, whose amino-acid sequence MENLEIAIIDANTLTCVGLRNLLEKQLPKAVIRSFEDFPTFADDTPDMYTHYFISSQTYILYNPFFLPRKEKTIIMMHGAGNHTFPASNHIINIFLPEKKLTTELMKFFSQKSSEMEKLPSDDELSAREIEVLILVTKGLINKEIGDKLNISLTTVISHRKNITEKLGIKSVSGLTIYAVMNGYISPDRI is encoded by the coding sequence ATGGAGAATTTAGAAATTGCAATTATCGATGCAAACACACTGACTTGCGTTGGTCTGAGAAATTTGCTGGAAAAACAACTACCAAAAGCCGTCATTCGTTCTTTTGAAGATTTTCCTACATTTGCCGATGACACACCGGATATGTATACTCACTATTTCATATCCTCTCAGACCTATATTCTTTACAATCCATTCTTTCTGCCACGTAAAGAAAAAACCATTATAATGATGCATGGAGCAGGGAATCATACGTTTCCTGCTTCCAATCATATTATAAATATATTCCTTCCTGAAAAGAAACTGACCACGGAACTGATGAAGTTCTTTTCCCAAAAATCGAGTGAAATGGAGAAGCTTCCATCGGATGATGAGCTTTCGGCCCGTGAAATTGAAGTATTGATACTAGTAACTAAAGGACTCATAAACAAAGAGATTGGAGACAAACTCAATATAAGTCTCACAACCGTTATCTCTCACCGCAAGAATATCACTGAAAAGCTCGGTATAAAATCGGTTTCCGGATTAACAATTTACGCCGTGATGAACGGATACATTTCTCCGGACAGGATATAA
- the radA gene encoding DNA repair protein RadA, with amino-acid sequence MAKDKTVYVCSNCGQDSPKWIGKCPSCGEWNTYVEEIVRKEVANKRPVSGIETPKAKPISLCDIVTSDEPRIDLKDEELNRVLGGGLVPGSLVLIGGEPGIGKSTLVLQTVLGMPNRRILYVSGEESARQLKLRADRIKHTSSDCLIVCETSLEQIYTHIKNIRPELVIIDSIQTISTETIESSPGSIGQVRECSASILKFAKETNTPVILIGHINKEGSIAGPKVLEHIVDTVLQFEGDQHYMYRILRSIKNRFGSTSELGIYEMRQDGLRQVSNPSELLLSLDHDGMSGVAIASAIEGVRPFLIETQALVSSAAYGVPQRSATGFDLRRMNMLLAVLEKRVGFKLGQKDVFLNIAGGLKVNDPAIDLSVISAILSSNMDTEIEREVCLAGEVGLSGEIRPVNRIEQRIGEAEKLGFKRMILPKHNLQGIDKKKINIELVPVRKVEEAFRCLFG; translated from the coding sequence ATGGCAAAAGACAAAACCGTATATGTGTGTTCGAACTGCGGACAAGATTCTCCCAAATGGATAGGCAAATGTCCCTCTTGCGGAGAGTGGAATACGTACGTTGAAGAGATTGTTCGTAAAGAGGTTGCCAATAAACGCCCTGTCTCGGGTATTGAAACACCGAAAGCCAAACCTATATCTTTATGTGATATTGTTACATCCGATGAACCTCGTATTGATTTAAAGGATGAAGAGTTAAACAGGGTATTGGGTGGCGGACTTGTTCCCGGTTCTTTGGTACTTATCGGTGGAGAACCCGGTATTGGTAAATCTACCCTGGTATTGCAAACAGTACTCGGTATGCCAAATCGCCGTATACTTTATGTTTCCGGTGAAGAGAGTGCACGCCAGCTTAAACTTCGTGCCGACCGAATTAAGCATACTTCGTCTGATTGCCTGATTGTTTGTGAAACTTCACTAGAACAAATTTATACTCACATTAAGAATATCCGTCCCGAGCTGGTTATTATCGATTCTATTCAGACCATTTCTACAGAAACTATAGAATCGTCTCCAGGCAGTATCGGACAAGTGCGTGAATGTTCGGCTTCTATCCTGAAATTTGCTAAAGAGACTAATACTCCGGTGATACTCATCGGCCATATAAATAAAGAAGGTAGCATTGCCGGACCAAAAGTACTGGAACATATTGTAGACACTGTGCTGCAATTTGAAGGAGATCAGCATTACATGTACCGCATTCTTCGTTCCATAAAGAATCGCTTTGGAAGTACTTCCGAACTGGGTATCTATGAAATGAGGCAGGATGGATTGCGACAGGTTAGTAATCCGTCGGAACTTTTGCTATCGCTCGACCATGATGGAATGAGTGGTGTGGCCATTGCTTCTGCAATTGAAGGAGTTCGTCCGTTCCTTATTGAAACACAAGCGCTTGTAAGTTCTGCAGCATACGGCGTTCCGCAAAGATCTGCCACAGGTTTTGATCTTCGCCGCATGAATATGCTACTGGCTGTACTTGAAAAACGAGTGGGATTCAAGTTGGGACAAAAAGATGTCTTTTTAAATATTGCCGGAGGATTAAAAGTTAACGACCCTGCCATCGACTTATCGGTAATCAGCGCCATTCTTTCTTCAAATATGGATACAGAAATTGAAAGGGAAGTCTGTCTGGCCGGAGAAGTTGGATTATCGGGAGAGATTCGTCCGGTGAACCGTATTGAGCAGCGCATTGGCGAAGCGGAAAAGCTGGGATTCAAAAGAATGATTCTTCCCAAGCACAATTTACAGGGAATCGACAAAAAGAAAATAAACATAGAACTGGTTCCGGTAAGGAAGGTGGAAGAGGCTTTCCGTTGCCTGTTTGGATAA
- a CDS encoding FAD-dependent protein yields MIQEIQLRILPEIAANEQCLKEYLSKENGISLKQLNAVRILKRSIDARQRTVFVNLKVRAYINELPVDDEFTHTIYKNVENAPQVIVVGAGPGGLFAALKLIEQGIKPIIVERGKNVRDRKKDIALISREHIVDPESNYSFGEGGAGAYSDGKLYTRSKKRGNTDKILNVFCQHGASTSILVDAHPHIGTDKLPGVIENMRNTILECGGEVHFETRMDALIIENDEIKGLETNTGKILLGPVILATGHSARDVYRWLAANNVAIEAKGIAVGVRLEHPQMLIDQIQYHDKNGRGDYLPAAEYSFVTQVEGRGVYSFCMCPGGFVVPAASGPEQVVVNGMSPSNRGSKWSNSGMVVEIHPEDFPEYAKYGPLALMEFQEELERQCWMQGGRRQIAPAQRMVDFTRSKLGADLPESSYSPGLISSPLHFWMPPFITKRLSQGLQQFGQYSHGFLTNEATMIGVETRTSSPVRIIRDSESLQHITIKGLFPCGEGAGYAGGIVSAGIDGERCAENAAKYVQAI; encoded by the coding sequence ATGATACAAGAGATACAACTAAGAATATTACCGGAGATTGCGGCCAATGAACAGTGTTTGAAAGAATATCTTTCAAAGGAGAATGGAATTTCCCTGAAACAGCTTAATGCAGTCCGCATTCTGAAACGCAGTATTGATGCACGCCAACGAACGGTTTTCGTGAATTTAAAGGTACGTGCCTACATCAATGAACTGCCAGTGGACGATGAATTTACACACACTATATATAAAAATGTGGAGAATGCTCCACAAGTAATTGTTGTTGGAGCAGGTCCCGGTGGTCTTTTTGCCGCTCTCAAGCTGATTGAGCAGGGAATAAAGCCAATAATTGTAGAACGTGGTAAGAATGTGCGCGATCGAAAAAAGGATATTGCCCTCATTTCACGTGAGCATATTGTTGATCCGGAGTCAAATTATAGTTTTGGTGAAGGTGGAGCCGGTGCTTATTCAGACGGAAAACTCTATACCCGCAGCAAAAAACGCGGTAATACAGACAAGATTCTGAATGTATTCTGCCAGCACGGTGCAAGTACTTCCATTCTGGTTGATGCTCATCCACATATTGGTACGGATAAACTGCCTGGAGTAATTGAGAATATGCGCAATACCATTCTGGAATGTGGTGGTGAAGTGCATTTCGAGACACGAATGGATGCGCTGATTATAGAAAATGATGAGATAAAAGGACTAGAGACAAATACCGGGAAGATCTTACTTGGTCCGGTTATTTTGGCTACCGGTCACTCAGCACGCGATGTATATCGCTGGTTGGCTGCCAATAATGTTGCCATAGAAGCAAAAGGTATTGCAGTAGGTGTACGTTTGGAACATCCGCAAATGCTGATTGACCAGATACAGTACCATGACAAAAACGGAAGAGGTGATTATCTTCCTGCAGCAGAATACAGCTTTGTTACTCAGGTTGAAGGCAGAGGAGTATATTCATTCTGCATGTGCCCGGGAGGTTTCGTGGTACCTGCGGCAAGCGGACCTGAACAAGTGGTAGTCAATGGTATGTCTCCATCCAACCGTGGTTCAAAATGGAGCAACTCCGGTATGGTCGTTGAAATCCATCCCGAAGATTTTCCTGAATATGCAAAGTATGGCCCATTAGCTTTGATGGAGTTTCAGGAAGAGCTGGAACGTCAATGCTGGATGCAAGGAGGAAGGCGACAAATTGCTCCGGCACAGCGTATGGTAGATTTCACCAGAAGTAAATTAGGAGCCGACTTGCCCGAGTCATCTTATAGTCCCGGACTAATATCCTCTCCTCTCCATTTCTGGATGCCACCGTTTATCACTAAAAGACTTTCGCAGGGATTACAGCAATTCGGACAGTATTCTCACGGATTTCTGACCAACGAAGCAACTATGATCGGTGTAGAAACCAGAACTTCTTCACCAGTCCGTATTATCCGTGATTCGGAATCATTGCAGCACATCACCATTAAAGGACTATTTCCCTGCGGTGAAGGTGCAGGATATGCCGGTGGCATTGTTTCTGCCGGGATAGATGGTGAACGATGCGCCGAGAATGCAGCAAAATATGTGCAGGCAATCTAA
- a CDS encoding type 1 glutamine amidotransferase domain-containing protein, with product MKILFVLTSHDELGNTGHKTGFWVEEFAAPYYTLSDAQASITIASPKGGQPPIDPKSELPDFKTPATVRFYKDEALKEKLAHTLKLSEVNPADYDAVFYPGGHGPLWDLANDKNSIKLIEDFYAASKPVAFVCHAPGVLLNVKAPNGEPLVKGKEVTGFSNSEEEAVQLNKIVPFLLEDEMQKLGGHYSKGHDWSSYIRKDGLLITGQNPASSEAVAKELLKVLQ from the coding sequence ATGAAAATATTATTTGTACTTACTTCCCACGATGAACTGGGAAATACCGGACATAAAACCGGATTCTGGGTAGAAGAATTTGCAGCACCATATTATACTCTGTCTGATGCTCAGGCTAGTATCACAATTGCTTCGCCAAAAGGCGGGCAACCACCAATTGATCCTAAAAGTGAATTGCCCGATTTTAAGACACCGGCCACTGTGAGGTTTTATAAAGACGAAGCGTTGAAAGAGAAACTTGCTCATACACTGAAACTGAGTGAAGTGAACCCGGCAGATTATGATGCTGTTTTTTATCCCGGCGGACATGGGCCACTATGGGATTTGGCAAACGATAAAAACTCCATTAAACTGATTGAAGATTTTTATGCTGCCAGTAAACCTGTTGCATTTGTGTGTCATGCTCCCGGTGTACTTCTCAACGTAAAAGCTCCTAATGGAGAACCATTGGTAAAGGGCAAAGAAGTAACAGGATTCTCCAATTCGGAGGAAGAAGCCGTGCAACTAAACAAGATTGTTCCGTTCTTGCTGGAAGATGAAATGCAAAAGCTAGGTGGCCATTACAGTAAAGGTCACGATTGGAGCTCGTACATCAGGAAAGATGGTTTGCTGATTACGGGACAGAACCCAGCCTCATCTGAAGCTGTAGCCAAAGAGTTACTGAAAGTATTGCAATAA
- the metA gene encoding homoserine O-succinyltransferase, whose translation MPLNLPDKLPAIELLKEENIFVIDNSRASQQDIRPLKIVILNLMPIKITTETDLIRLLSNTPLQLEVLFMKLKSHTSKNTPIEHMMTFYEDFENMKNEKYDGMIITGAPVEQMDYQDVTYWNEITEIFDWARTHVTSTLYICWAAQAGLYHYYGVPKYPLDKKMFGVFNHTPENLLNPIFRGFDDVFYVPHSRHTEIRRVDILKVSELEILSESDEAGVYLVMGRNGREFFVTGHSEYSPLTLDEEYKRDLAKGLDIEIPCNYYRDNNPDNEPLVRWRGHANLLFANWLNYFVYQETPFNIDDIK comes from the coding sequence ATGCCGTTAAATTTACCTGATAAATTACCTGCTATTGAACTGTTGAAGGAAGAGAATATCTTTGTGATAGATAATTCTCGTGCCAGTCAGCAGGATATTCGTCCGCTTAAGATTGTGATCCTCAATCTGATGCCGATAAAAATCACCACAGAAACCGATTTGATTCGCCTGTTATCCAACACGCCTCTCCAATTGGAAGTCTTGTTTATGAAGCTGAAAAGCCATACTTCAAAGAATACTCCTATAGAACACATGATGACTTTCTATGAGGACTTTGAAAATATGAAAAACGAGAAGTATGATGGTATGATTATTACCGGTGCTCCTGTGGAACAAATGGACTATCAGGATGTTACTTACTGGAACGAGATAACGGAAATCTTTGACTGGGCCAGAACTCACGTTACATCTACACTTTATATCTGCTGGGCTGCGCAAGCCGGGCTTTATCATTATTACGGTGTGCCTAAATACCCGCTCGATAAAAAGATGTTTGGTGTGTTTAATCATACTCCCGAGAATTTACTTAACCCTATTTTCCGTGGTTTTGATGATGTGTTCTATGTTCCTCACAGCCGCCATACGGAAATCCGCAGGGTAGATATTCTGAAGGTGTCCGAACTGGAAATTCTATCAGAGTCGGATGAGGCCGGAGTGTATCTGGTTATGGGAAGAAACGGAAGAGAATTCTTCGTAACCGGACATTCGGAATATTCACCTCTTACGCTCGACGAAGAGTATAAACGCGACCTGGCCAAAGGACTCGATATAGAGATTCCTTGCAATTACTATCGTGATAATAACCCTGATAATGAGCCGCTGGTTCGCTGGCGTGGTCATGCCAATTTGCTGTTTGCTAACTGGCTCAATTACTTTGTATATCAGGAAACTCCGTTTAATATTGACGATATTAAATGA
- a CDS encoding TonB-dependent receptor, translating to MKKSILLFFILLLTGNLLASDFIPKDSTNSVKIKEIIITASPKESKHFRQLPVTVSTISQQEMQAYQINSLKSMNGIVPNLFIPDYGSKLTSAIYIRGVGSRINTPSVGLYVDDIPYIDKSAFDFSFSDIENIEVLRGPQSTLYGRNAMGGLIKLHTKSPFAYQGTDLKLSAGTYNSYSASLTHYHRVNNKFAFSTGGFYEKSGGFFENTYLNKKADPLSSGGGRIRSIWLPKDNLKLDLNVSYEYNDQGGYPYAIYDNSTGKTGDVSTNRESKYYRGLLNAGLNISYQARNYIMTAATGFQNLKDRMYMDQDFTAKDYYSITQKQKQNTISEEITFRSFENERYEWTCGVFGFYQSQKTNSPVYFEKDGISMIQSSMDAAMVGLPMTVKLTDASMPVYGNYNTPSLGAALFHQSTYNDFLIKGLSATIGLRLDYEKLKITHSTNATMNAVMTMHGKTTDASRVVDIHGKVDDDYLQLLPKFALKYDFPNNKTGNVYASVSRGFRSGGYNFQMFADLAQAQLMGSSSTALTDEDVAKAITYKPEYTWNYEVGTHLSLLNNKLIADVAAFYMDTKDQQVVRFADSGLGRMTVNAGHSASLGAEASIRATITNAFSMNAAYGYTHATFKDYVSNQKNQAGELVSINYNGNYIPMVPQNTFSIGAEYGFSFSNSLISRLTFNAQYNGAGKIYWTENNDVAQKFYGILNEKIGVTMKKVQLDLWARNMLDESYATFGFVSSGKTFMQKGKPIQAGIDLRYRF from the coding sequence ATGAAAAAAAGTATATTATTATTCTTTATTCTATTACTTACCGGAAACTTACTGGCAAGTGATTTTATTCCAAAGGATTCCACTAATAGCGTTAAGATAAAAGAGATTATTATTACCGCTTCTCCAAAAGAATCCAAGCATTTTCGCCAACTTCCTGTTACAGTTTCAACAATCTCTCAACAAGAGATGCAGGCTTACCAGATAAACTCACTGAAAAGCATGAACGGGATTGTACCAAACCTCTTTATTCCCGATTATGGTTCCAAGCTAACTTCAGCCATTTATATCCGTGGAGTAGGTTCCAGAATAAATACTCCTTCTGTTGGACTGTATGTGGATGATATCCCTTATATCGATAAATCAGCATTCGACTTCAGTTTTTCAGATATTGAAAACATTGAAGTTTTACGCGGACCACAAAGTACTCTTTACGGAAGGAATGCAATGGGCGGACTTATCAAGTTACACACGAAATCTCCTTTTGCTTATCAGGGAACCGACCTGAAATTAAGTGCAGGAACTTATAATAGTTATTCAGCTTCGCTAACTCATTATCACCGGGTTAATAATAAGTTTGCCTTCTCTACCGGAGGATTTTATGAAAAGAGTGGTGGATTCTTTGAAAATACTTACCTGAACAAAAAAGCCGATCCGCTAAGTAGTGGCGGTGGAAGAATACGCAGTATCTGGTTACCAAAGGATAACTTAAAGCTTGATTTGAATGTAAGCTACGAATACAACGATCAGGGAGGATATCCTTATGCTATTTACGATAATTCAACAGGTAAAACTGGCGATGTTTCCACAAACAGAGAAAGCAAATATTACCGTGGATTACTCAATGCAGGGCTTAACATAAGTTATCAGGCAAGGAACTATATCATGACTGCTGCCACTGGTTTCCAAAATCTAAAGGACAGAATGTATATGGACCAGGATTTCACTGCCAAGGATTATTATTCCATTACTCAAAAGCAAAAGCAGAATACCATTTCCGAAGAGATAACTTTCCGTTCCTTTGAGAATGAACGATACGAGTGGACCTGCGGAGTTTTTGGCTTTTATCAATCACAGAAGACTAATTCTCCGGTTTATTTCGAAAAAGATGGTATTTCCATGATTCAATCATCAATGGATGCTGCCATGGTAGGACTGCCGATGACTGTTAAACTAACCGATGCATCAATGCCTGTATATGGGAATTACAATACTCCTTCTTTAGGAGCAGCACTCTTTCATCAATCTACTTACAATGATTTTCTTATTAAAGGGTTATCTGCAACAATAGGTTTACGACTAGACTATGAGAAATTAAAAATCACACACAGCACAAATGCAACCATGAATGCTGTTATGACCATGCATGGAAAGACAACAGATGCTTCACGAGTAGTTGATATTCATGGGAAAGTTGATGATGATTATTTGCAATTGCTTCCAAAGTTTGCACTTAAATATGATTTTCCCAATAATAAAACAGGTAATGTCTATGCTTCAGTAAGCCGTGGATTCCGCTCCGGTGGATATAACTTCCAGATGTTTGCAGACCTTGCTCAAGCTCAGTTAATGGGTAGCTCTTCCACAGCATTAACAGACGAAGATGTAGCTAAAGCAATAACCTATAAGCCTGAATATACATGGAATTATGAAGTGGGAACGCACCTTTCTTTGCTAAACAATAAACTTATTGCCGATGTTGCTGCTTTTTACATGGATACAAAAGACCAGCAGGTTGTACGTTTTGCCGATAGCGGCTTAGGACGAATGACCGTGAATGCCGGGCATAGTGCCAGTCTTGGTGCAGAAGCCAGTATTCGTGCAACGATTACCAATGCATTCAGTATGAACGCTGCTTACGGATATACTCATGCCACTTTCAAAGATTACGTCAGCAACCAGAAGAACCAGGCAGGAGAGCTCGTTTCTATTAACTACAACGGCAATTATATTCCAATGGTTCCTCAGAATACCTTCAGCATTGGTGCTGAATATGGCTTTTCATTCTCCAACAGCCTGATTAGCAGACTAACCTTTAATGCACAATATAACGGAGCAGGGAAAATATACTGGACAGAGAATAATGACGTGGCACAAAAATTCTACGGAATTCTGAATGAAAAAATAGGAGTTACAATGAAGAAAGTACAACTTGATTTATGGGCCAGAAATATGTTAGACGAGTCTTATGCAACCTTTGGCTTTGTATCAAGCGGAAAAACCTTCATGCAAAAAGGGAAACCGATACAAGCTGGAATAGACTTGCGTTACAGATTCTAA
- a CDS encoding efflux RND transporter periplasmic adaptor subunit: MSKYKFITVSFLVVLVTVLAACGGSKKTDEENKEVEVIPEDIVEMRFDQIKLADIQLGKVETRSLSGATKVNGVVSVAPQSFATVCAPMGGYVKRTSLLPGTLVHKGQLLAVIENPEFIDLQQSYLEAKNKYKFAVAEHKRHSELYENDVYSQKSMQQNTADYKSLKAQLNALRQKLALIGINPDKLNENTIHSSTSIVSPITGFVKSVNVNIGKYVTPSDIMFEIVNNDKLFLELTLFEKDAAKVKKGQKINFLINNESDQHEAIVFQTGKSVSGDKTYKVYANVMSKCKNVIPGMYVNAAIETFGNKVTALPSEAIVSFDDKDYIFVFDKNKQESGKSFTEYRMVEVRKGVTDSGYTEVILPEDFDVNTTKVVIKGAYNLLSAKKNAGEMSC, from the coding sequence ATGTCAAAATATAAATTTATCACTGTTTCTTTTCTGGTTGTGTTAGTTACAGTGTTAGCTGCATGTGGAGGAAGTAAAAAAACAGACGAAGAAAATAAAGAAGTCGAAGTTATTCCGGAAGATATTGTAGAAATGCGCTTTGATCAGATAAAACTGGCCGATATTCAACTTGGAAAAGTGGAGACTCGCTCTTTAAGCGGTGCCACTAAAGTAAACGGTGTAGTATCTGTTGCACCACAAAGCTTTGCCACTGTTTGTGCGCCAATGGGCGGTTATGTGAAGAGAACTTCGCTTCTGCCTGGTACTTTGGTTCATAAGGGGCAATTACTTGCTGTGATTGAAAATCCAGAGTTTATTGATCTTCAACAGAGTTATCTTGAAGCAAAGAACAAATATAAGTTTGCGGTTGCAGAGCACAAGCGCCATTCTGAATTGTACGAGAATGATGTCTATTCTCAAAAAAGCATGCAGCAGAATACTGCCGATTATAAGAGTTTGAAGGCTCAGTTAAATGCTTTAAGACAGAAGCTTGCTCTTATTGGTATAAATCCCGATAAATTGAATGAAAACACTATTCATTCTTCTACTTCCATCGTATCTCCAATAACAGGATTTGTAAAATCTGTAAATGTAAACATCGGAAAGTACGTTACTCCGTCCGATATTATGTTCGAGATAGTCAATAATGATAAGCTTTTCCTTGAGCTCACCCTTTTTGAGAAAGATGCAGCAAAAGTAAAAAAAGGACAAAAAATCAATTTCCTTATCAATAATGAATCAGATCAGCACGAAGCTATTGTGTTCCAAACCGGAAAATCAGTAAGTGGAGACAAAACTTATAAAGTTTATGCCAATGTGATGAGCAAATGTAAGAACGTTATTCCCGGAATGTATGTAAATGCTGCTATCGAAACATTCGGTAATAAAGTAACTGCTTTACCTTCCGAGGCTATTGTTAGCTTTGACGATAAAGATTATATCTTTGTTTTCGATAAGAATAAGCAGGAAAGTGGGAAATCCTTTACAGAATATCGTATGGTCGAAGTGCGTAAAGGAGTTACCGACAGTGGTTATACTGAAGTTATATTACCGGAAGACTTTGATGTAAATACTACCAAGGTGGTTATTAAAGGTGCTTATAACTTGCTCTCTGCCAAGAAAAATGCAGGAGAAATGAGTTGCTAG